Proteins encoded in a region of the Variovorax sp. PAMC 28711 genome:
- a CDS encoding DUF899 domain-containing protein, which yields MHYPEIASRAEWQRERDALLTEEKELMRAHDALKARRRRLPMTEITTDYFFQSTERSDLRLADLFDGRDQLVLYHNMLTADHICPGCSIVCDHLMNHFAHLHARRTSFVMVARASVPRIDAVKARFGWNFPWVSCEGTSFHDDFVTAQKQAFGMSVFLRHGDRVFQTWFTSGRGVENASNTFNLLDLTPWGRQETWEDSPAGWPQTPPYRWQKLHDEYPA from the coding sequence ATGCACTACCCCGAGATCGCTTCCCGCGCCGAATGGCAACGCGAGCGCGACGCGCTGCTGACGGAAGAAAAGGAACTCATGCGCGCGCACGACGCGCTCAAGGCGCGCCGCCGCCGGCTGCCGATGACCGAGATCACGACGGACTACTTTTTCCAGTCTACCGAGCGCAGCGACCTGCGGCTGGCCGACCTGTTCGACGGCCGCGACCAGCTCGTGCTGTACCACAACATGCTCACAGCAGACCACATCTGCCCCGGCTGCTCGATCGTGTGCGACCACCTGATGAACCACTTCGCGCACCTGCACGCGCGGCGCACGTCCTTTGTGATGGTCGCGCGCGCCAGTGTGCCGCGCATCGACGCGGTGAAGGCCCGCTTCGGCTGGAACTTTCCGTGGGTGTCGTGCGAGGGCACCAGCTTCCACGACGACTTCGTGACCGCGCAGAAGCAGGCCTTCGGTATGTCGGTGTTCCTGCGGCATGGCGACCGCGTGTTCCAGACCTGGTTCACCTCCGGCCGCGGCGTGGAGAACGCGAGCAACACCTTCAACCTGCTCGACCTCACGCCTTGGGGCCGGCAAGAGACGTGGGAAGACTCGCCCGCCGGGTGGCCGCAGACGCCGCCCTACCGATGGCAGAAGCTGCACGACGAGTACCCGGCCTGA
- the kynU gene encoding kynureninase: MTLDDCRALDRQDPLAPLRDLFTLPEGVIYLDGNSLGVLPAAAPARIAQVVTEEWGQGLIRSWNSASWFDLPQRLGDKVARLIGAAPGEVVCTDSTSINLYKVLFAALSQQRDSGRKQVLSERSNFPTDLYIAESLCRERGFVLTLIDSVDELRDALTDDVAVLLLTHVNYRTGAMHDMKAVTAAAHAAGALTVWDLAHSAGAVPVALNEADADFAIGCGYKYLNGGPGAPAFVWVHTRHAGAFEQPLSGWWGHAAPFEFTPHYRPAPGVGRYLCGTQPIVALAGLECGLDTVLAAEAFNGDFGPMAALRSKSLALTDAFIALVEQRCADRFTLVTPRDHAQRGSQVCLAMREPHPTAAYAIVQALIAHGVIGDYRAGDAQTPHILRFGFTPLYLGFEDVWNAVEHIVQVLDANEWQRAEFNQKNAVT; the protein is encoded by the coding sequence ATGACCCTCGACGATTGCCGCGCGCTCGACCGCCAGGACCCGCTCGCACCACTGCGCGACCTGTTCACCCTGCCCGAAGGCGTGATCTACCTGGACGGCAATTCGCTCGGCGTGTTGCCCGCGGCCGCGCCGGCGCGCATCGCCCAGGTGGTGACCGAAGAATGGGGTCAGGGGCTCATCCGCTCGTGGAACAGCGCCAGCTGGTTCGACCTGCCGCAGCGCCTGGGCGACAAGGTCGCGCGCCTCATCGGTGCCGCGCCCGGCGAAGTGGTGTGCACCGACAGCACCTCGATCAATCTCTACAAGGTGCTGTTCGCCGCCCTCTCGCAGCAACGTGACAGCGGCCGCAAGCAGGTGCTGAGCGAACGCAGCAACTTCCCCACCGACCTGTACATCGCCGAATCGCTCTGCCGCGAGCGTGGCTTCGTGCTCACCCTGATCGACAGCGTCGACGAGTTGCGCGACGCCCTCACCGACGACGTCGCCGTGCTCCTGCTCACGCACGTCAACTACCGCACGGGCGCGATGCACGACATGAAGGCCGTCACCGCCGCGGCCCACGCTGCGGGCGCGCTCACCGTCTGGGACCTGGCCCACAGCGCCGGCGCCGTGCCCGTCGCGCTCAACGAGGCCGACGCTGATTTCGCGATCGGCTGCGGCTACAAGTACCTCAACGGCGGCCCCGGCGCGCCGGCCTTCGTGTGGGTGCACACGCGGCACGCAGGCGCGTTCGAGCAACCGCTCTCGGGCTGGTGGGGCCACGCGGCGCCCTTCGAGTTCACGCCGCACTACCGGCCGGCGCCGGGCGTCGGTCGCTACCTGTGCGGCACGCAACCGATCGTCGCGCTCGCGGGGCTGGAATGCGGCCTCGACACGGTGCTCGCCGCCGAAGCGTTCAACGGCGACTTCGGTCCGATGGCAGCGCTGCGCAGCAAGTCGCTCGCGCTCACCGACGCGTTCATCGCGCTGGTGGAACAACGTTGCGCCGACCGCTTCACGCTCGTCACGCCGCGCGATCATGCACAGCGCGGCTCGCAGGTTTGCCTGGCGATGCGCGAGCCGCATCCGACGGCGGCCTACGCCATCGTGCAGGCGCTGATCGCGCACGGCGTGATCGGCGACTACCGCGCCGGCGACGCCCAGACCCCGCACATCCTGCGCTTCGGCTTCACGCCGCTGTACCTCGGTTTCGAAGACGTGTGGAATGCGGTGGAACACATCGTGCAAGTGCTCGACGCCAACGAGTGGCAGCGCGCCGAGTTCAACCAGAAGAACGCCGTCACCTGA
- a CDS encoding ATP-binding protein: MNAIRLSRPWSRLRAQIVQPTLQRRSVASVLIAFLAIWAVLLGYLYVDSQRLDTSSPGLDKFGAALTQSLAPIDDPAQASAAIEATSRWINQRRREIGRLPGLLLLELLDDQGKRIWASPTLRAMTLERPARQLAEIVVEGKPHAVYEGHAGRWTLRVVEPVRSDADFLSYNSRFLLRYLALALPFILLPVWWSVRVGLRPLQQFAEGIAHRAPDDLSPLALPVMHRELQPLGSAIDTLLERLRRKIDRERMFVQDAAHETRTPLAVVVTQAHVLAHSTCANARREAHEQLNRAIGRASHLTQQLLALAKLDDSVAAAPRPLDVAQACRQWLAQLVPAAIARGTELELQAPDRLVRAIDQAMLNSIVYNLVDNAIRYGRANGNVRVDLRDDGERLTLHVLDDGPGITSEDRARVFERFWRGNGQDASGSGLGLAIVRQAASRLGGKVVVTAGLGGGAGFLVSIPNPDFRAT, from the coding sequence ATGAACGCCATCAGGCTCTCCCGCCCCTGGTCCCGATTACGCGCGCAAATCGTCCAGCCCACGCTGCAGCGCCGCAGCGTCGCGTCGGTGCTGATCGCCTTCTTGGCAATCTGGGCTGTGCTCCTCGGCTATCTCTATGTCGACAGCCAACGTCTCGACACGAGCTCCCCCGGGCTCGACAAGTTTGGCGCAGCACTGACGCAATCACTGGCACCGATCGATGACCCGGCGCAAGCCAGCGCTGCGATCGAGGCGACGAGCCGGTGGATCAACCAGCGCCGCCGTGAGATCGGTCGGCTGCCCGGCTTGCTGCTGCTCGAACTGCTCGATGACCAAGGCAAGCGCATCTGGGCGTCTCCAACCTTGCGAGCCATGACACTCGAACGACCTGCGCGCCAACTTGCTGAGATCGTGGTGGAAGGAAAGCCACATGCCGTCTACGAAGGCCACGCCGGCCGTTGGACGTTGCGTGTTGTGGAACCTGTGCGCAGCGACGCGGACTTCCTTTCCTACAACAGCCGCTTCCTGCTGCGATACCTCGCGCTGGCGCTGCCTTTCATCCTGCTGCCGGTCTGGTGGTCTGTTCGCGTCGGGCTGCGGCCGTTGCAGCAGTTCGCAGAAGGTATCGCGCATCGCGCGCCGGACGACCTGAGCCCACTCGCACTGCCCGTCATGCACCGGGAATTGCAGCCGCTGGGAAGTGCGATCGACACTTTGCTGGAGCGACTCCGCCGAAAGATCGATCGCGAACGCATGTTCGTTCAGGACGCCGCGCACGAGACACGCACGCCGCTCGCAGTCGTCGTCACCCAGGCCCATGTGCTGGCGCATTCCACTTGCGCCAACGCTCGACGCGAAGCGCACGAGCAACTCAACCGCGCGATCGGCCGCGCCTCGCACCTGACCCAGCAGCTTCTGGCGCTCGCCAAACTGGACGACAGTGTGGCGGCGGCACCGCGGCCGCTCGATGTGGCGCAGGCATGTCGCCAGTGGCTTGCGCAACTGGTGCCTGCCGCCATCGCACGCGGTACCGAGCTCGAACTGCAAGCCCCCGACAGGCTGGTGCGGGCGATCGACCAGGCGATGCTGAACTCGATCGTCTACAACCTCGTCGACAACGCTATCCGCTACGGACGGGCCAATGGCAACGTGCGAGTGGATCTGCGCGACGACGGTGAGCGGTTAACTCTGCATGTGCTCGACGACGGGCCAGGCATCACATCCGAGGACAGAGCCCGCGTGTTCGAGCGCTTCTGGCGAGGCAATGGCCAGGATGCCTCAGGTTCGGGTCTCGGCTTGGCCATCGTCCGACAGGCGGCTTCTCGGCTTGGCGGCAAGGTCGTGGTCACTGCCGGACTCGGCGGCGGCGCCGGCTTTCTCGTCAGCATTCCCAATCCCGATTTCCGCGCAACCTGA
- a CDS encoding YkgJ family cysteine cluster protein, translated as MSTSVCQSCGACCAAYRVDFSVHELDDHGGRVPAGLAVEVNDTICRLRGTDHTPPRCGALGGTIGQSVACGISEWRPNPCQELEAGSDACERARARHGLPVLL; from the coding sequence ATGAGCACATCCGTCTGCCAATCCTGCGGCGCCTGCTGCGCCGCTTACCGCGTGGACTTCAGCGTCCACGAACTCGACGATCACGGCGGCCGCGTACCGGCTGGCCTGGCGGTCGAGGTGAACGACACGATCTGCCGCCTGCGAGGCACCGACCACACGCCGCCGCGCTGCGGCGCGCTCGGCGGCACCATCGGCCAGTCGGTGGCTTGCGGGATATCCGAGTGGCGACCGAACCCTTGCCAGGAGCTCGAAGCGGGCAGTGACGCATGCGAGCGCGCACGCGCACGGCATGGTTTGCCAGTGCTGCTCTAA
- the kynB gene encoding arylformamidase: MTSTPRLWDISPPVYEGAPVFPGDTPYRQRWAASIGPGCPVNVSEITLSPHVGAHADAPLHYDPSGATIGHVDLTPFLGTCRVIHAIAKGPLIEWAHIEHALDQLPPRVLVRTYESAPVDRSDSALAAYAPATIERLAALGVKLVGIDTASIDPADSKTLDSHQVIRRLDLRVLENLVLDDVPEGDYELIALPLKLVSADASPVRAVLRELPNR; this comes from the coding sequence ATGACTTCCACACCCCGCCTCTGGGACATTTCCCCGCCGGTCTACGAAGGCGCCCCGGTCTTCCCGGGCGACACGCCCTACCGGCAGCGCTGGGCCGCGAGCATCGGCCCGGGCTGCCCGGTCAACGTGAGCGAAATCACCTTGTCGCCGCATGTCGGTGCGCACGCCGATGCGCCGCTGCATTACGACCCAAGCGGCGCGACCATCGGGCACGTCGACCTCACGCCCTTTCTCGGCACCTGCCGCGTGATCCACGCGATCGCCAAAGGGCCGTTGATCGAATGGGCGCACATCGAACATGCGCTCGACCAACTCCCGCCGCGCGTGCTCGTGCGCACTTACGAGAGCGCGCCGGTCGACCGCTCGGACAGCGCCCTCGCCGCCTACGCGCCGGCCACCATCGAACGCCTCGCCGCGCTGGGCGTCAAGCTGGTCGGCATCGACACCGCGAGCATCGACCCGGCCGACAGCAAGACGCTCGACAGCCACCAGGTCATTCGCCGCCTCGACCTGCGCGTGCTCGAGAACCTCGTGCTCGACGACGTGCCCGAAGGCGACTACGAACTCATCGCGCTGCCACTGAAGCTGGTGAGCGCCGATGCCTCGCCGGTACGCGCCGTGCTCCGCGAACTCCCCAACCGATGA
- a CDS encoding response regulator encodes MHLLLIEDDLDLGRALQAAFRIEGFTSEWRRRAADAPGTLKGEGFDCVLLDLGLPDGSGFELLERWRGRGDHTAVIVVTAREAVEDRLRGLDGGADDFVIKPFVTAELVARVHAVLRRGARQASERWTIGDLTIEPRRHLVHRDGQPLALSPREFQLLLELARDPGAVIAKNVLAQRLEPLGEPVDFSAIEVHLSNLRRKIGAERIRTVRGVGYLLVDA; translated from the coding sequence ATGCACTTGCTCCTGATCGAAGACGACCTCGACCTCGGTCGCGCACTGCAAGCCGCGTTCCGCATCGAAGGCTTTACCAGCGAATGGCGCCGCCGCGCAGCCGACGCGCCGGGCACGCTGAAAGGCGAGGGCTTCGACTGCGTCTTGCTCGACCTCGGACTGCCGGACGGCAGCGGCTTCGAGTTGCTCGAACGCTGGCGTGGCCGCGGCGATCACACCGCCGTCATTGTCGTCACAGCGCGCGAAGCCGTCGAGGACCGGCTGCGCGGACTCGATGGCGGTGCCGACGACTTCGTCATCAAGCCCTTCGTCACCGCGGAACTAGTGGCACGCGTCCATGCGGTCCTGAGGCGCGGCGCGCGCCAGGCGAGCGAGCGCTGGACCATTGGTGACCTCACCATTGAACCCCGTCGACACCTTGTCCACCGTGACGGGCAACCCCTTGCCCTGTCGCCGCGCGAGTTCCAGCTGCTGCTGGAACTCGCGCGCGATCCGGGCGCGGTCATCGCCAAGAACGTGCTTGCCCAGCGGCTGGAGCCGCTGGGCGAGCCGGTCGACTTCAGCGCGATCGAGGTGCACCTGTCGAACCTGCGGCGCAAGATCGGCGCCGAGCGCATCCGCACGGTGCGGGGCGTCGGTTACCTCCTGGTGGATGCATGA
- the kynA gene encoding tryptophan 2,3-dioxygenase, translated as MTTDKIVHEEKAQLDFSASMSYGDYLHLDEILNAQHPRSPAHDELLFIVQHQTSELWMKLMLHELRAAIACVANDELADAFKMLARVTRIMEQLVSAWTVLSTMTPPEYSAMRPYLASSSGFQSAQYRCIEFALGNKNAAMLKPHAHRPDLLAQVQVACESPSLYDEALRLLARHGVPVPADHLQRDWTQGYVESEGVEQAWLTVYRDPKAHWDLYQLGEKLTDIEDAFRLWRFRHVTTVERVIGFKRGTGGTGGVSYLRKMLDVVLFPEIWKLRTDL; from the coding sequence ATGACCACCGACAAGATCGTCCACGAAGAAAAGGCGCAGCTCGACTTCAGCGCCTCGATGAGCTACGGCGACTACCTGCACCTGGACGAGATCCTGAATGCGCAGCATCCGCGCTCGCCCGCGCACGACGAGCTGCTTTTCATCGTGCAGCACCAGACCAGCGAACTGTGGATGAAGCTGATGCTGCACGAGCTGCGCGCCGCCATCGCCTGCGTGGCCAACGACGAGCTGGCCGATGCTTTCAAGATGCTCGCGCGCGTGACGCGGATCATGGAGCAGCTGGTGAGCGCCTGGACCGTGCTGTCGACCATGACGCCGCCCGAGTACAGCGCGATGCGGCCCTACCTCGCGAGTTCCAGCGGCTTCCAGAGCGCGCAATACCGCTGCATCGAATTCGCGCTCGGCAACAAGAATGCCGCGATGCTCAAGCCGCATGCGCACCGCCCCGATCTGCTGGCACAGGTGCAGGTCGCCTGCGAGTCGCCATCGCTGTACGACGAGGCGCTGCGCCTCCTCGCGCGGCATGGCGTGCCGGTGCCGGCCGACCACCTCCAGCGCGACTGGACGCAAGGCTATGTCGAGAGCGAAGGCGTCGAGCAGGCCTGGCTCACCGTGTACCGCGACCCGAAGGCGCACTGGGATCTCTACCAGCTTGGCGAAAAACTCACCGACATCGAAGACGCCTTCCGGCTCTGGCGCTTTCGCCACGTGACCACTGTGGAGCGCGTTATCGGGTTCAAACGCGGCACGGGGGGCACCGGCGGCGTAAGCTACCTTCGCAAGATGCTGGACGTGGTGCTCTTCCCGGAGATCTGGAAGCTCCGAACCGACCTCTGA